One Cuculus canorus isolate bCucCan1 chromosome 2, bCucCan1.pri, whole genome shotgun sequence genomic region harbors:
- the CREM gene encoding cAMP-responsive element modulator isoform X5, translating to MSVLLLVILHMLASLEQFMLSSGRGTGESCVQKLIMAVTGDETAATGDMPAYQIRSPSTTLPQGVVMAASPGTLHSPQQLAEEATRKRELRLLKNRQAAKECRRRKKEYIKCLESRVAVLEVQNKKLIEELESLKDICSFKIDQ from the exons ATGTCAGTGCTCTTGCTTGTAATCCTGCACATGCTTGCTAGTTTGGAACAGTTCATGCTGAGCTCGGGTAGAGGAACAGGAGAATCTTGTGTGCAGAAGCTGATCATGGCTGTAACAGGCGATGAAACAG CTGCCACTGGAGACATGCCAGCTTACCAGATCAGGAGTCCCAGTACTACTTTGCCTCAGGGAGTGGTAATGGCAGCCTCACCAGGGACTTTGCATAGCCCTCAGCAGCTAGCAGAAGAGGCAACACGGAAGAGAGAGCTGAGGCTTCTGAAAAATAG GCAAGCTGCTAAAGAATGTCGACGGCGGAAGAAAGAATACATAAAATGTCTGGAGAGTCGTGTTGCAGTGCTAGAAGTTCAGAACAAGAAACTTATAGAGGAGCTTGAATCCCTAAAAGACATTTGCTCTTTCAAAATAgatcagtaa
- the CREM gene encoding cAMP-responsive element modulator isoform X6 yields the protein MSVLLLVILHMLASLEQFMLSSGRGTGESCVQKLIMAVTGDETAATGDMPAYQIRSPSTTLPQGVVMAASPGTLHSPQQLAEEATRKRELRLLKNREAARECRRKKKEYVKCLENRVAVLENQNKTLIEELKALKDLYCHKAE from the exons ATGTCAGTGCTCTTGCTTGTAATCCTGCACATGCTTGCTAGTTTGGAACAGTTCATGCTGAGCTCGGGTAGAGGAACAGGAGAATCTTGTGTGCAGAAGCTGATCATGGCTGTAACAGGCGATGAAACAG CTGCCACTGGAGACATGCCAGCTTACCAGATCAGGAGTCCCAGTACTACTTTGCCTCAGGGAGTGGTAATGGCAGCCTCACCAGGGACTTTGCATAGCCCTCAGCAGCTAGCAGAAGAGGCAACACGGAAGAGAGAGCTGAGGCTTCTGAAAAATAG GGAAGCTGCCAGAGAATGTcgcagaaagaagaaagaatatgtCAAATGTCTTGAAAATCGTGTGGCTGTGcttgaaaaccaaaacaagactCTCATTGAGGAACTCAAGGCCCTCAAAGATCTTTATTGTCATAAAGCAGAATAA